A stretch of DNA from Lysinibacillus sp. B2A1:
GTAATTCAATTGTCCCTATTTGTTTAATAATCTGTGAATAAGCCAATCCTGAAAGTAAAAGGAGTGGTTTGTCTGGAAAACAGATTTATTATAGGTGTTGTAAATGGCTGTGTTTTAAGTGCAATTTTGTGGGTTTCTATTTTTGGGTGGATTCGAATAATTAAATATTTATTTTAGAGATAGACGTAAAATGCCAGATTTACGTACATATTTTAATGATAATCATAAAAAATTAAGGTGTGTTCTTTCTACATTGAATACGCAAAGAGTAGGGCGTATCGTAAATAGTATAAATTACAAAGTTCTGGAAAAGAATCGAAATTTGTTCAGATTTTGTATAGAGCCATATGGTAATCTATTCATGTCGAGGGATGCGAAAGCAAACTAACACGCACAAAAAGACCAGGCTCTCAATTTTAGTAGAGCCTGGTCTTTCCAATATTTAAATTTTTATTTTTAAAGAGACTCAAATCAATTGGAAAGCGATTGGATGGGATTAGTATGAAAGCAGGAAATAGACATAATCGTCTATTTCCTGCTTCATTACTTTTAATTTAGCTTTATGTTTAGCTTTTGGAATCGAGTAAAACTGCTCGTATCGACACATTCTACATGAACAGTGAATTTTACCTTTGCTTAATTTGCCGCGTACTGGCATGTAATTACTCTCTAGTAAAAATACATTTTTTAAAATGGCCCATTTTTTTCGAATTATTCGCTCTCTCTGGTGGCGAATATAGGCTTTTGATCGATTTTTCATAAACTATCAGCTCCCTTGAGAAACCCAAGCTTGCAGGGAGAGTCAAGGGATGTCCGCATTCCCTACAAGCTTGGTATTGAGCTGATAGAATGGATTAATTGACGCATATCATCATTCCTTTTATAAAATTATAACATCAGTCACCTACATTGTTTTATGCAAGAATAGTGAATTTAAACGAGGATGGTTTATAATCAATGTGTTATGAAGAAAAATAGTACATGTACTAGAATCTACGAATTATGACCACGTTCTAATCTTTTCATTTCTTCTGCTATTGCGCATGCGTTCGAATCATTTTCCTCATATAGTTGATGGATAATATTTGAATAATCTTCTTTATTTCGATTCTGGCTTAATTTATATGCAGCTTGTATGTCTTGTACTTTAATCTTTACGCCTACAATTCCTTTAAGTTCTTGTTCTAATAATTGAGGAGAAAGTGTTTCCCACAATACAGGATGCTCACGATGTTTTTCATATTTCTCAAGTAAATTTGATAAATCTTTTTCGAGCTCTTTGCCTTCAAAGGTTTCAGCTTTTCCGTATACATGTACTGATTGGTAGTTCCATGTTGGGACATTCTCTTGTTCATACCAGGAAGAAGAGATATAGGCATGAGGCCCTTGGAACATAACTAGTACCTCATCTGTCTCTTGAAAAGTTCTCCATTGAGGATTTCCATAAGCTAAATGACCTGTGAGGTAATAATCATCTCCTTGTTTGCTGAGAAGCAATGGTAAATGAGTAGCAATGGGTCTACCTTTTTTTATTGAAACTATTGTGGCAAAAGCATTTAAACGAATAAATTTTTTAATTTCCTCTACATCAGTTACTTTGTAATATTTAGGAATAAACATAGAAATCGCCCTCTCTCTAATTTCTAGTGAAATGCCTTAAAACACTTTACTTTTTACATCTCACAATATAGATTTAATTATAATCATTAGCTGGCACCTATCAAAGTGCCAATAATGTTATTTTTTAAGGAGCCAATACAATGATTGAAATTACGCCAATTTTACATAAAGATGGTCCACTTTATCTTCAGCTATACAATTTTATAAAAAATGAAATTCAAGTAGGGAATATTCGTGCAAATAGTAAATTGCCATCTCAAAGAAGTTTAGCTAAACATCTAAATATAAGTCGAAATACTGTTGACACTGCCTATCAGCAACTGATCGCAGAGGGCTATGTTATTAGTAAAGAAAGAGATGGCATATATGTAGTGGAATTAGAAAAGGAGTTCTTTTTAAAGAACAATCAGATAGACAATGACATTTTGATAGCTAACTCTAATCAAGAGTCGGAAGATGCAATAGTGAAGTATGATTTTAATTACGGTGATATTAATTTAAAGGATTTTCCCTATAAATTATGGCGTAAATTAAGCTTACAAAGTTTAAATGAAGAACAGGGATATTTATATTTATATGGAGATCCTCAAGGTGAGGTGGATTTAAGAAATTCAATCTCTCTATATCTTTATCAAGCTAGGGGTGTAAAATGTTCCCCTGAGCAAATTATTGTGGGAGCTGGAGTACAATATCTCACGGGACTCTTTATAAATTTGATTGGAAGAGATGTTGTCTATGGCATGGAAGACCCTGGATATTATCGAGTTCGGTATTTATTTGATGATAGTGGTATAAAGGTTCAGCCAATTCTTCTTGATGATAGTGGCATTAACGTGCAGCATCTTAGAAAAAATAAAGTAAAGGTTGTCTATGTAACACCCTCTCATCAATTTCCAACAGGGATTGTTATGCCTATTGCTAGAAGATTGGAATTATTAGAATGGGCCAGAGAGGAGACAGCTTATATAATTGAGGACGATTATGACGGCGAGTTTAGATATAGTGGAAAGCCTATACCTGCTCTTCATGGATTAGATAGCTATGAAAATGTAGTGTACATGGGTACATTTTCGAAATCATTAATTCCTTCTATTAAATTAAGCTATATGGTTTTACCAATGGAGTTAATCAATCTTTATAAAAAGAATAATTTCTATGTTCAAACTGTGTCAAGGCTCCATCAGCATACTTTAAGATTATTTATGGAAAGTGGCCATTGGGAAAGACATCTAAATAAATCAAGAAATATTTACAAGGGAAGACATCTTGCCTTATTAAATGCAATTCATCAGGTGATGAACAATGATGTCAACGTATACGGTTCTGGCTCTGGTTTACATATCCTTCTTGAACCGAATAATCATATGTCAGAAAAACAGCTTATTCAAAAGGCTCGAGAGCAAGGTATCATTATCTATCCTACTTCGGTTTTTTATGCAAATCCTCAAAAAAATCATCAGTCAGCTAAAGTATTACTTGGTTTTGCAAATTTAGATGAAGCTTCTATTTTTAAAGGGATTGAGCTTTTAAATAAAGCGTGGTTTGAATAGTGGTTGGTTGTATGTTTTTGGAGCTGTAGCGAACAGCTCCTCTTACTGAATTCAAAATTCTAAACGCATGGTATGGTTCATATCTTTAAAACTATGTTTTTCATATAAAGAAAT
This window harbors:
- a CDS encoding GntR family transcriptional regulator, which translates into the protein MIEITPILHKDGPLYLQLYNFIKNEIQVGNIRANSKLPSQRSLAKHLNISRNTVDTAYQQLIAEGYVISKERDGIYVVELEKEFFLKNNQIDNDILIANSNQESEDAIVKYDFNYGDINLKDFPYKLWRKLSLQSLNEEQGYLYLYGDPQGEVDLRNSISLYLYQARGVKCSPEQIIVGAGVQYLTGLFINLIGRDVVYGMEDPGYYRVRYLFDDSGIKVQPILLDDSGINVQHLRKNKVKVVYVTPSHQFPTGIVMPIARRLELLEWAREETAYIIEDDYDGEFRYSGKPIPALHGLDSYENVVYMGTFSKSLIPSIKLSYMVLPMELINLYKKNNFYVQTVSRLHQHTLRLFMESGHWERHLNKSRNIYKGRHLALLNAIHQVMNNDVNVYGSGSGLHILLEPNNHMSEKQLIQKAREQGIIIYPTSVFYANPQKNHQSAKVLLGFANLDEASIFKGIELLNKAWFE
- a CDS encoding protease, with translation MFIPKYYKVTDVEEIKKFIRLNAFATIVSIKKGRPIATHLPLLLSKQGDDYYLTGHLAYGNPQWRTFQETDEVLVMFQGPHAYISSSWYEQENVPTWNYQSVHVYGKAETFEGKELEKDLSNLLEKYEKHREHPVLWETLSPQLLEQELKGIVGVKIKVQDIQAAYKLSQNRNKEDYSNIIHQLYEENDSNACAIAEEMKRLERGHNS